In one Neobacillus sp. WH10 genomic region, the following are encoded:
- a CDS encoding helix-turn-helix domain-containing protein, which translates to MSRQRSMEKILASEFVSIGELVRLSGCRYSTLKFYTEEGMLPFKQEQENLTRRFPREEALLKIKEIQDLKKQGLSIPEIKERLVEK; encoded by the coding sequence ATGTCCCGGCAACGTTCAATGGAAAAAATATTGGCTTCCGAATTTGTATCCATCGGAGAACTGGTCCGTCTAAGTGGATGTCGTTACAGTACCCTAAAATTCTATACGGAAGAAGGGATGCTTCCTTTCAAGCAGGAACAAGAAAACCTGACTCGCCGGTTCCCCAGAGAAGAAGCATTATTAAAAATCAAAGAAATACAGGACTTGAAAAAACAGGGTCTTAGTATTCCGGAAATAAAAGAAAGACTAGTTGAAAAATAG
- a CDS encoding HAD-IA family hydrolase produces MNILWDFDGTLFDTYPALVEGIVKVSQKDLDRSEVLKWLKIDSKTAFKHYCISEDLREEFQKLHIHYSKLDSKPFDHLEDVLASVENNIIVTHRDKESTIYLLEKFHLAKYFKEIVSVEEQGFTRKPHCSSYEYVLKSHHIDLVVGDRDLDLIPARQLHIKTVAFQSPNIAADFHIDSYADFIPLVLNQLHETQQSPFDR; encoded by the coding sequence ATGAACATATTGTGGGATTTCGATGGAACCTTATTTGATACCTATCCAGCACTCGTTGAAGGTATAGTAAAAGTAAGTCAAAAAGACCTTGACCGGAGCGAAGTGTTGAAATGGCTAAAAATTGATTCTAAAACCGCCTTTAAACACTATTGTATTAGTGAGGATCTGAGAGAAGAATTCCAAAAATTACATATTCATTATTCAAAGCTGGACAGCAAGCCCTTTGATCACCTGGAGGATGTTTTAGCTTCTGTCGAAAACAATATTATTGTGACTCATCGAGATAAGGAATCCACCATTTATCTCCTTGAAAAATTCCATCTAGCCAAGTACTTTAAAGAAATTGTTTCCGTTGAAGAACAAGGCTTCACGAGAAAACCTCACTGTTCTTCCTATGAATATGTCCTCAAAAGCCACCACATTGATTTGGTCGTGGGTGATCGGGACTTAGATTTAATTCCCGCAAGACAATTACATATCAAAACCGTTGCCTTTCAAAGTCCCAATATTGCCGCCGATTTTCACATCGACAGCTATGCAGATTTTATTCCGCTGGTCCTTAACCAGCTTCATGAAACACAGCAGAGTCCCTTTGATCGTTAG
- a CDS encoding alkaline phosphatase codes for MLNSTVLQHDYKLNSFHPILKYNGTRKVKNVILLIGDGMGFSYTTGLRYFNHDSRKGIMNPTIFDQYFVGSQSTYSLDRESNITDSAAAGTALATGYKTYNGALGLNIDKQAVPTVLEYAKFRGKSTGLVGTSQINHATLAAFAAHIESREQYDQIADDYLDERIEGKHKIDVMLGGGTSYFFRNDRNIIEEFVKNRFGYVTNLQELVSNKTEKLLGLFAPIELPKKIDRDPTIPSLSQMTKAALQRLQQNPNGFFLLVEGSQIDWAGHDNDIVGAMSEVKDFEAAFKEAIEFASDREDTIVIATADHSTGGMSIDRNDNYKWNPSVIKSITSTPFVIASRLHETKNMATLKYYMNFPLHEEDLKTIQSTLEMEVEDTRQALINIINHYSSTGWTTKGHTGEDVPVYAYGLNRHLFSGRMENSDIARILFQIMD; via the coding sequence TTGTTAAATTCCACCGTCCTTCAACATGATTATAAACTGAATTCATTCCATCCAATTTTGAAATACAATGGAACGAGGAAAGTAAAAAATGTCATCTTACTAATCGGCGATGGGATGGGATTTTCTTATACCACAGGTCTTCGCTACTTCAATCATGATTCCCGAAAAGGAATTATGAATCCCACTATATTTGATCAATACTTTGTCGGCTCCCAATCAACCTATTCATTAGATAGAGAAAGTAATATTACTGATTCCGCTGCAGCAGGTACTGCTTTAGCGACGGGTTATAAAACCTATAATGGAGCACTTGGATTAAACATTGATAAACAAGCTGTTCCGACTGTTTTAGAATATGCAAAATTTCGTGGCAAGTCTACTGGCCTGGTAGGAACAAGTCAGATCAATCACGCAACATTGGCGGCATTTGCCGCGCATATTGAATCTCGAGAACAATATGATCAAATTGCTGATGATTATCTCGATGAACGAATAGAAGGTAAACATAAAATAGATGTGATGCTCGGGGGAGGAACATCCTATTTCTTTAGGAATGACCGAAATATAATAGAAGAGTTTGTTAAAAATCGTTTTGGGTATGTGACCAACTTGCAGGAGCTTGTTTCGAATAAAACAGAGAAGCTGCTTGGTTTATTCGCACCGATTGAGCTGCCGAAAAAAATTGACCGTGATCCGACAATACCGTCCCTTTCCCAAATGACGAAAGCTGCCCTTCAACGCTTACAGCAAAATCCAAATGGCTTTTTTCTATTAGTGGAAGGGAGTCAAATAGATTGGGCAGGGCATGACAATGATATCGTCGGGGCAATGAGTGAGGTTAAAGACTTTGAAGCAGCGTTTAAAGAGGCGATTGAGTTTGCTTCCGATCGAGAGGATACGATTGTCATTGCGACAGCTGATCACTCAACCGGGGGAATGAGCATCGATCGAAATGATAATTATAAATGGAATCCAAGTGTGATTAAATCGATTACCTCAACACCGTTTGTGATTGCCAGCAGATTGCATGAAACAAAAAACATGGCAACTTTAAAGTATTACATGAACTTTCCACTTCATGAAGAGGACTTGAAAACCATCCAATCAACTCTGGAGATGGAAGTAGAAGATACACGGCAAGCACTTATTAACATTATCAATCACTATTCCAGTACGGGCTGGACAACCAAAGGGCATACGGGTGAGGATGTTCCCGTTTATGCGTATGGTCTGAATAGACATTTGTTTAGCGGCAGAATGGAAAACAGTGATATTGCAAGGATTCTTTTTCAGATTATGGATTAA
- a CDS encoding phosphotransferase: MSQPWSPEQVISKKRAGMMIENQFPELKPVKVKVLGEGFDNSVFLVNDRYVFRFPRREISPILIQTENRLLPVLASLLPIPIPNPQFQGIPEDQYPWPFAGYQILSGKTPSKLTPEQRMDSVEPLAQFLRTLHDFPITEAENLKIPYDQLGRINIPKRKPMLETNIEKAKEKGLIDLNTVEQLELFLSTIKKSLEDETKTLVHGDLHIRNILVKEDGRVSAVIDWGDTHIGHPAIDLSIVYGFLPAEGREHFFKIYGDVQPEFKKIGRFKAIYTIVLLLLYADDQKDDELVNECRSTLRLALME, translated from the coding sequence ATGAGCCAGCCATGGTCCCCTGAGCAGGTTATTTCAAAAAAAAGGGCTGGTATGATGATTGAGAACCAGTTCCCGGAGCTTAAGCCAGTAAAAGTGAAGGTATTGGGTGAAGGGTTTGATAATTCCGTTTTTCTCGTCAATGATCGATATGTTTTTCGTTTTCCCAGAAGAGAAATTTCACCAATTTTAATTCAAACTGAGAACCGGCTCCTTCCTGTATTAGCTTCCTTGCTGCCAATCCCTATTCCGAATCCTCAATTTCAAGGCATTCCAGAAGATCAGTATCCGTGGCCATTTGCAGGGTACCAAATCTTATCAGGAAAAACACCCTCTAAGTTGACACCTGAACAGCGTATGGATTCGGTAGAACCTTTGGCTCAATTTTTAAGAACGCTGCATGATTTTCCTATAACAGAGGCAGAAAATCTGAAAATTCCTTATGACCAGCTGGGGCGGATTAATATTCCTAAAAGAAAACCAATGCTGGAAACAAATATAGAAAAAGCCAAGGAAAAAGGTTTAATCGACCTAAATACAGTGGAGCAGCTGGAATTATTTCTTTCAACCATAAAAAAATCTTTAGAGGATGAAACCAAAACACTTGTTCATGGTGATTTACATATTCGCAATATCCTTGTAAAAGAAGATGGCAGAGTATCAGCAGTTATAGATTGGGGGGATACGCATATTGGCCATCCGGCAATCGACCTATCAATCGTTTATGGTTTTCTGCCGGCTGAAGGAAGGGAACACTTTTTCAAAATATATGGTGATGTTCAACCTGAATTTAAGAAAATCGGAAGGTTCAAAGCAATATATACGATCGTCTTACTTCTTTTATACGCGGATGATCAAAAGGATGATGAATTAGTAAACGAATGTCGTTCTACATTACGTTTAGCATTAATGGAATGA
- a CDS encoding Crp/Fnr family transcriptional regulator, with protein sequence MDFENQIFSNKVIQLFLENDYDKVMSNGKEFTFKKGECITIPGKLSDDVFIIKKGNASEFHIHIDGKECIIGLLCAGDFIGLMDVFTSRASKVFAKALTEVTIIAVSKQEVRKIVENSPSLTLALLNYTSEKYKDMVEILEQISYGTVENRLIFLLKKLSLSDQRDNDKEWYPVPVSITHKDIAGMIASTRETVTLTLNKLLQEKIIRYDNGRIWIRMNIEKKCDSFYD encoded by the coding sequence ATGGATTTTGAAAATCAGATTTTTTCTAATAAAGTTATCCAGTTATTTCTTGAAAACGATTATGACAAGGTGATGAGTAATGGTAAGGAGTTTACCTTTAAAAAAGGTGAATGTATTACAATACCGGGTAAATTATCTGATGACGTATTTATTATAAAGAAAGGAAATGCAAGTGAATTTCACATTCATATAGATGGAAAAGAATGCATTATTGGCTTGTTATGTGCTGGAGATTTTATTGGATTAATGGATGTCTTTACTTCAAGGGCAAGCAAAGTATTTGCAAAGGCTTTGACAGAAGTAACGATTATTGCAGTTTCAAAACAAGAAGTCAGAAAGATTGTTGAGAATAGTCCGTCATTAACGCTTGCGTTACTGAATTATACCTCGGAAAAATATAAGGATATGGTTGAAATTCTAGAGCAAATTAGTTATGGAACAGTTGAAAATCGACTCATCTTTTTATTAAAAAAATTGAGTTTGAGTGATCAGAGGGATAACGATAAAGAATGGTATCCTGTACCTGTCTCTATTACACATAAGGATATAGCGGGGATGATTGCTTCAACCCGGGAAACAGTAACTTTAACGTTAAATAAACTTTTACAAGAAAAAATTATCCGCTATGACAACGGGAGAATCTGGATACGAATGAATATCGAAAAAAAATGTGATAGTTTTTATGATTAA
- a CDS encoding OsmC family protein, translating to MNNINFEAVKKVTNNIKENPELGMKKWTAHLKWKDGTENEAFIRDFTPLIIDEPIELGGTNKGANPVEFLITAAVSCFTITFEVFASQAGIKLEEVSVDIEADLNVAVFLGIEEGERGILNPVIKLRALTSASKEKVEEIANQALTVSPVLKSLNTMVALVVE from the coding sequence ATGAATAACATTAATTTTGAAGCTGTAAAGAAGGTTACAAACAACATAAAGGAAAATCCGGAACTTGGAATGAAAAAATGGACTGCTCACCTTAAATGGAAGGATGGCACAGAAAATGAGGCTTTTATCCGGGATTTTACTCCTTTAATTATTGATGAACCTATTGAGTTAGGAGGTACGAATAAGGGAGCTAACCCCGTTGAGTTTTTAATAACAGCGGCAGTAAGCTGCTTTACGATTACGTTTGAGGTTTTTGCGAGCCAAGCAGGGATTAAACTTGAAGAAGTATCTGTAGATATTGAAGCTGATTTAAATGTGGCGGTATTTTTAGGAATAGAAGAAGGGGAACGTGGAATTTTGAATCCTGTTATCAAATTAAGAGCTCTTACCTCTGCTTCTAAAGAGAAAGTGGAAGAAATAGCAAATCAAGCTCTGACGGTATCACCTGTATTAAAAAGTCTCAATACAATGGTTGCATTAGTTGTTGAATAA
- a CDS encoding OFA family MFS transporter, which translates to MNRYKKTRWLVVLGAVLVQICLGSIYTWSLFNQPLIDKFGWDQSAIVLTFSITVAMFAFSTIFAGKLQNKIGPKKVAILGGLLLGIGLILSSKATSLIELYIYFGVIGGTGVGTAYVAPLTTCIKWFPDKRGFITGIAVSSFGLGSLIFKSLVLDLILTKGVSQTFLYLGVINLILIVLGAQTLSTPPTDYETTGVTEGVESNSKDSTSTQMISTKQFYLLWIVYFFGCISGLLIIGLAQDIGIDLVKLTPRTAASAITVIALFNAGGRLAWGVVSDKIGRKTSLLIIYLTTSIAMAIMSTITMNTVIFFVSVSMIALSFGGLVTVVPAITADYYGVKNIASNYGVVFQAFGIAAIAGPIIATNFGLNNSFLIAAALSIFSMIITIFIKPPFALSR; encoded by the coding sequence ATGAATCGGTATAAGAAAACACGATGGCTGGTTGTTCTAGGAGCTGTGTTAGTACAAATATGTTTAGGCTCGATATATACATGGAGTTTATTTAACCAGCCACTAATAGATAAATTTGGCTGGGATCAGTCGGCTATTGTTTTAACTTTCTCTATTACTGTTGCAATGTTTGCTTTTTCCACAATTTTTGCAGGAAAATTGCAAAATAAAATAGGGCCTAAAAAGGTTGCAATTTTAGGGGGACTTTTACTAGGAATAGGTTTAATTCTATCAAGTAAAGCAACATCCTTAATTGAATTGTATATTTATTTTGGGGTCATTGGTGGTACTGGTGTAGGGACAGCTTATGTTGCCCCTTTGACGACATGCATCAAATGGTTTCCGGATAAAAGGGGATTTATTACAGGAATTGCTGTTAGCTCCTTTGGATTAGGAAGTTTAATATTTAAGTCTCTTGTTTTAGATTTAATTCTCACAAAAGGAGTTTCTCAAACGTTTTTGTATCTTGGAGTGATAAATCTAATATTAATTGTGTTAGGGGCGCAAACTTTATCAACACCTCCAACAGATTATGAAACCACAGGAGTTACGGAAGGGGTAGAATCAAACAGTAAGGATTCTACAAGTACTCAAATGATTAGTACCAAACAATTCTACTTATTATGGATTGTGTATTTTTTTGGGTGCATTAGTGGTTTGTTAATAATTGGACTAGCACAGGACATCGGGATTGATCTTGTAAAACTAACTCCAAGAACTGCAGCTAGTGCTATAACGGTAATTGCCCTGTTTAATGCTGGGGGAAGACTGGCATGGGGAGTAGTATCGGATAAAATTGGAAGAAAAACATCATTATTAATAATTTATTTAACAACATCTATAGCTATGGCTATAATGAGCACAATTACTATGAATACTGTCATATTCTTTGTGTCTGTTTCAATGATAGCTTTAAGTTTTGGCGGACTTGTTACCGTAGTTCCTGCGATTACAGCTGATTATTATGGTGTCAAAAATATAGCTTCTAATTACGGAGTAGTTTTTCAAGCATTTGGCATTGCAGCGATTGCAGGGCCTATTATTGCTACGAATTTTGGCCTTAATAATTCATTTTTAATTGCAGCTGCACTATCTATATTTTCAATGATCATTACAATATTTATTAAACCTCCGTTTGCGTTATCTCGGTAA